One Lacunisphaera limnophila DNA window includes the following coding sequences:
- a CDS encoding GreA/GreB family elongation factor, with the protein MPTTLSPLYITRNDHTQLRLLVSALSPSGGSATIDRLRGELDRATVIDPAALPADIVSLGAHVKIEDLYTGEIEEYQLTLPEQADIGAGRLSILTPVGTALIGYRTGDIVEWPTPGGIRRLKIHAVTPRAAAAAASPHPKPARV; encoded by the coding sequence ATGCCCACCACCCTCTCCCCCCTCTATATCACCCGCAATGATCATACCCAGCTACGCCTCCTCGTGAGTGCGCTCTCTCCGTCGGGTGGCTCCGCCACGATCGACCGGCTCCGCGGCGAACTCGACCGCGCCACGGTCATCGATCCCGCCGCCCTGCCCGCAGACATCGTTAGCCTGGGGGCCCACGTGAAAATCGAGGATCTCTACACGGGCGAGATCGAGGAATATCAGCTCACCCTGCCCGAGCAGGCCGACATCGGCGCGGGCCGGCTCTCCATCCTCACGCCCGTCGGCACCGCACTCATCGGCTATCGCACCGGCGACATTGTCGAATGGCCCACCCCCGGTGGCATCCGCCGCCTGAAAATCCATGCGGTCACGCCCCGCGCCGCCGCCGCCGCGGCTTCTCCCCACCCTAAGCCGGCCAGAGTGTGA